CACCTCGCCAGGTGAATCGGGCCTGCAGGTAGAACTGTGGGACAAACAGTTGAAACCGAGTATTAGCAAACAGTAGCTCCACAGAAagttttttttacaatctgtttCAATCTGCACTCTGGCAGAAGCAATGACAATGATCCAGGAATCTCAGAGCAATACTCCAGAGAAATTGGAGAATTAAAGGAAGGGGCTGGTTAGATTCAGCATGGAAACACAAATAAATGGAGCTTTTTGCTTATCATAATAGATTAACCAATTGATGCCTTTTATATGTTCCAGCTGTAAAAATGATTAATGGCAACATTTTAAAAGACAAAGTTAGACAATTTATGCAGAATTGAAAAATTTTCCAGATTTCATATTGCCTTGAAAATTAGTTGTACATAACTGCCTTCTACACATGGAGAGCAACACAGATGGGAGGGGAACAGAGGGAGAGTAGTAGATGCTTGCCCTCTTTCCTACCCAAGTGTGCTACGTTTTGTAGGTCCCCTGCATCGGATGACAACAGTGACAGAGACAGATTTTAGAAAGGTATATGCTGGACCTATTGGGAAGATTCTTTTCCAATAGCAGAGATGGGGCATCCCAAACGGGGACTTCTGTTCCACCCACTTCAGATGAAGGGCTTAGAATCCAAATCTGTTTCTTTGAGAGGAGATAGGCCTTTTCTCAGTTTTAGAAAAAGGTCTCAGGGTGGTGGTCTGATCCAGTTCCTCTGCAATGTCCACAAACAACTCACATTTCAACTTGAATGTGAATTCACTACAATTGGCTGGGCTCACTTAAATGGGCCAAACTCAAATAAATCTATAGCACCACTATTTTGTTTCATATTATGTTTAACCCATTCTCCATTCATACTGCAAATTCATACAATAAATCAGGTAGCCTGCTGTTTTTCTCCATAATGGAAATGGCAATTTGGGAGGAATATTAAGTTCTGCATGCCTAGCTTTCCATCCAAATTTcaattcagcaaagctggctggggaattctgggagttgaagtccaccaggctgaaagttgccaaggttggagacctctgatctagaataacggtccccaacctttccggctccACAGACCGGCAGCACAACAATGGTCTGCAGGGGAGACGGGATAGTTTTGCATGTGCAACTGCCACTTGTACAAATGGAGCTTTGTCAGCTCACCCGCAGCTTGCACAGTTCGGTTCCCAATGGGCTGTGGACCAGTCCTGATCCATGGACCAGGgtctggggacccctgatctagaaaaccCATCTCCAAGCTCTTCAAagttatgctggaaatgtaatcaacagggacattttatcatgcttgaTAAATGGGTAAAATAAGCCAGAAGATTTTGGACTCAATTAGATATAATGATACAGAAGATTTTAAAGACTCACACACAATTAAAGCCAGAGACTTTTATTTTGGGATAGAAGGATaagcagctggaaaaaaaattatggaactttgtttttatatatgatgaCTGAAACAAGATTATTATATGCATAAAGGAGGAAAGGTTCGATTTTACCAACAATGAAGGAATGATGGAATTTGTTGAGATGGCCAAACTGATTGCTTTAGATTTAAATGTCTAAATGTAATGCTGATCGGGAACCTTTTATTTataggaaataggaaaaaatGATCTTATATAGTATTGAagattagaataaaaataatatagaaaaatgTAAACAATGCTGTAAACACAGAGTAAGAGGTTATTTTGTGTTTCATATCAGGTCACttctttataattcttttttcctttcctttgattACTGCACTGTTGTTtctgctcttttcttctttcatttctccttcattctaaatattagttcttgttaatttttattttgtattaatttttttaaaataacatttatataAAAAAGCAGGGAATCCCTTCTCTGGAAGAGGAATGAAAATATGATTTCAATGTATTTAGACAGCGAAAGTTCAGAAACTAAAATCAGAATCTGAAGCAAGAAGAGGGCAGACAAAAATACACTTCAGGATGCCTGCTAATTCAGCACCAAACATTTTTTCCGAGTAGTCTCTAGAATTTTCTGCTATCTAGAAGGGTTGTGTTGCTATGAAGGCTGCCATTTACATAGGCAAAAACGAAACAAGATCTGCGGAGATTACTCCATAAAGCAAACTCTTCATATGATATATCTTCCAATTGTATTCTGCACACCAGTATAAACCTTGAGGGTGTTTGTTTTAATTAATAGTTTTGAAGAGAGCACCTTGCACCCGTGTCACAAGGCTGTTCCTTCACTGGGTTATGCTTATGCAGCTACCACATAGAGCTGCTGCCTGCATGAGCCTGTCTCCCTTTTTTTTCCATGCTTCATTTAGTGTAGTGATGATCTACCCTCTTCTTAAACATCACGTCTATAAACCTGAAGAGAGGAACTTACCACTAAGTACATCATGGTATACATGGCAAAGGAGGCATGGCCAGAGTAAAAGGATTTTCTGGAAGAGAAAAAGGATATTTCTCTGACGAGGACATAATACGTTCATTTGGTGTACTGGTTCTAGCCACAAATGAAATTTGATCATTACACAACTTTACTCTGACTACACTAAACTATTTTCTTCTGATGTCCTTTTCATGGTTTGATGGCTATTCTGAAAGGCTCCAATCCCATCAACATTAATCATAAGTACCCCAGGACTCAATGCAGTTAACTATTTCATTAAAATCCATTATTTTAGGAAGACTTACATGCCCATAAATTTTCATTGGGCTGAAAGTTGGGAGAACAGATTAATTTGATTATACAGAGAAAATATTATTTGTACAGATTTCTGTAGTCTAGATAGGATAGCTTTAGTGTGTTGGAATGTCTAATAGTCCCTGGgaacaaagagagaaagggggaaatatGAGAAAGAGACTCTGAGTAACTCCATCTTAATTATGCTAGGTTTAAGTTTATCTAGAGAAGTGATTTGATAGACTTCTGAGAATTTGATACATTACTCCTCTAGCAATAAAGGTTTTTCCAGAAATCCAAGAGATTCTTGAGTTTGTCAGCTTTGAAACCCAGTGAAGGCTGAGGCCAGTTTTGATTAGCTTTTGGGTCAAGCTAATAATAAGACTGCAATGCAATAAATGCATTGTTCTCTATCAGAAACCTCACTGAGGCTTCCACTTTATTTATCAGTcctccctggttttttttttttaaagcattctgtCTCCTCTACTCATGACTACCATCATGATTAAGCTGATAGAAAACCTATTAAAATCAGAGATAAAGCCAGATAGGGATAGAACAGAAAAGTTGGAGAGAGGTAAGCCAGGTGGAAAACAGATTCTgcatatgttttgtttgttttaaatgaaaTCTGATCCCATTCTTCCTTTGAGGCTGGGATAATGACAGACTGAACTGCACAGACATCCCCGCCATTCTCTCTAGTTCTGACTGGATTAACTACTCATCATGTTCCAATTTATATCTCATATATCTCCTCAGTCCAGATACTCTCCAGAACTTACATGAAACACATTTGCTAGAGTGTGTTTCAGTAGGAAGAACCAGAAGAGATGAATGGAAATGGCAGAGGAGTAGGCTGAGTGTCAGGAGAaacatataatgaaaggaaaaaagagatttCCTACTCCCCAAAGATAAAGCAAGCCTCGGATGCCATGAGAATGGCTTTCTACCCTGTTGGCTGGAGCTTGCAGGACTGAGTATGGCAGAATGGGAAAGTTTTTTTCTATTTACTCCCTTGGATTTCTGTCTCTTGCAAGGGATAAACCACTTGCATCCTTCTCCAAACATTTTGCCACTCCTTGAGATTGCCCATCCAATTCAATAGTCTTGACTGAACAAAACTTGCCATTAGGGCAAGAAAGTGGCTACCTCTCTTATATTTCACTTCTAATGTTCCTTAtgggcaagcttttttttttttttttaaaaaaccctcctaTTTATTACAccaaaatcattttctttcttgggtttagaGATATACCCTAATATATTGGCTTCACTTTCTCAATTTTGAGATTTCTCTCTTATGGTCTGTGATAAAATGATAAAAGCTAATAGGACCCTCCATACCTATTCAAACTTGAGAGATGAACCTGCAACCTGAGTGGCAGAAGTGAGTAAGTTGAATTCAGGTTCATACCCAGCACTGATGCCTACAGTTAGACTATTTCTTGACATCTCTTTGGAAGCTGGAGCCTATTTGTTTTCCTTCACAGTCCAGATCAAGCATGGACACATTTTTGTGGCTGATAGTCatgctttttaaaagcttttaaggcTGCAGTTCATTCCATTGTACACATTAATAGATACTTTTGTTTCTGTTGGGGAACTTTTTGGTGGCTCCAGGGCCTACTAAAAAGTACTTGGGACCTGCAGGTTGCTCTCACTTTGCACATCTTTGAGCTAGATTTACACAATCCTTATCTTTTCTGGCTAGTGTATCCCACTGCCTGGGTTGTAAACTAACTTAGCTGGAGGCCATCAGATCAAGGCAAGTTGCTGCATGCAGCATCAGAAGGAAAATGGGAAACGAAGAGTCAGTCTTTTTTCATACATAATTTGGCTACGATGCATGTGAAATAACTGGAATAAAAAATATCTACACATTATCACTTTTCTGTGAATCATTGTCAATATGCCATTGAGGGGCTGGGCTTCGAGAGACTGTCATGATACATACCTGGCCTCCTTTTCCTTAGAGCGGCTACCAGTGCAAACATAGTCCTCCAGGTATCCGGCAGAGCAGACAATGTGAGTGAAATTAGGTTGACAGACAGCCAGAAAATGTGGACGGAGGCGACCTACAGCAACTTTTGCCATGTTAGTGAGTGACTGACCCACACAGCAACCAAAAAGGAAGGTCCCAATTTCTTTATAGAGGGCAGCCACATAAGGATTGGAGTGTGTAGAGCGTGATCTGCAAGGCAGATGATGCACATGGCAGATTTCGCCTACAGTGATCTGCAAGAAAGAACAGAGATGTTGGTCCATAAGCAATTCTGAAATTTGGGAGTAGAGATAGGAGAATAAATGTTTCTTAAGTAATGGGATATACACTAGGAAAGAGAACAGGGGGACCCATGTTTAATGAAAAAAGTAGGGAACATTGGTATAAAGACCCTTAGGCCAGAGAACatggaataatagggttggaagggaccttggaggtcttttagtccaacctcctgctcaagcaggagacccaatatcagtgtcggcgaacctgtggcatgcgtgccgtttctggcacacgtgccataggttcgtcgaCACTGATATTGGGTACTGATATTGAAATCATCCCGCAAAGAATGCGTGGTCTTGCTGGCTCCTATtctgcattcctgtgatcacacgcgcaccggtcagctggccatTGCGCGTGCGGGAGCAGTGGAATCCGGAAGAGCGGTGTTCCTTCTcacatgcgcaggccggcacccgGCCTTTTGATGTTGCGCGCATGcacaatggccagctgttcgtcggtGCGCTTCCATGCCGGTATCCGGGTGTTTGGATGCCAGCTCACGCATGTGCGATGGACCGCCGGTCTTCTGGGTATCGGCACTCCCGCACGCGCGAAGGCTAGCAGGGCCGTGCATACCTCACGGGATGATTTCATGTGCCACTTTCGGCATGCAGGCACGtcaaagtgtcgtgtcccactcctccgctgacggccgggtcagggaaatccgaatcaggcttgcctctgcagctctgcccaaagtcctagcaaagtcctcagagcaggcaggagaccagaaagttacttcagcaagataagttcgactttgcctgactcagagactgccagaaagcagatcctttatataggccatggggtgtggctccatgactcagcactcattaaggcctgcccctcccttccttctgttgcctccgcctatccaatcttctgatgcaagggtcactccaatcagctgttgttggaagtaaactttcctcaggctcacatgctgtggaggagggggaggggtctagctgctccgttttcctgggcatggagccagggctggggccgggggatgctccctcctctgcagcctgcttgggcatggagccagggctgggaccgggaggtgccccctcctctgcagtttgtctgggcatggagccaggactgggaccgggaggcatacattcctccgtgttcaggagcagataagcagaccccggctgcggtgagagtggacaagacacaacacaaaggttcgccatcacagtcctatatTATTCCAGAaatatggctgtccaatctcttcttgaaaacctctagagGCCATTATGCTTAGATCTTGGTGAAGGAAATGTGTCCAATTACACAGTTCATTCTTTGATCCTTTGGCTATGGGAATTCCGTAGTCATGAGCTGTAGAAAAAGGCCTAGCATTCCTTTCCCCTTGCTTCCCTTCTGACTCACTGCTAGGAAGGAGATCAGGGTGCCTGCTGAAATGAGCACTGTGTCGGTGATGGTCTCAGGATGGTGCAGGGGGTAGCTGATGCTACTGTCATTGCAGAAGAAGCCACGATGCACTGGAGAAACGAGGCCGAATTCA
This genomic window from Ahaetulla prasina isolate Xishuangbanna chromosome 2, ASM2864084v1, whole genome shotgun sequence contains:
- the LOC131190639 gene encoding phospholipid phosphatase 3-like; translated protein: MASRGFQEEIGQPYFWNNIGLCFITKLGYIISPTSIPFFICEFGLVSPVHRGFFCNDSSISYPLHHPETITDTVLISAGTLISFLAITVGEICHVHHLPCRSRSTHSNPYVAALYKEIGTFLFGCCVGQSLTNMAKVAVGRLRPHFLAVCQPNFTHIVCSAGYLEDYVCTGSRSKEKEARKSFYSGHASFAMYTMMYLVFYLQARFTWRGARLLRPLVQFVLLVLALYTGLTRISDYQHHPSDVIVGLLQGALVAYWVINKVGRDLIGHLVQPSTQAGDHNISDKWQCNLFLKAPVMKLPQLLKKSCSIG